From the Sardina pilchardus chromosome 11, fSarPil1.1, whole genome shotgun sequence genome, the window AATTAACTCCAGTCATAGAAATTGTCTATCATGGTTTAATTAGACaacaaaggagggagggagtaggGGACTGGATGCTTAGCCGGTAACCTCCCATCCACCTAGTTCTGCCCAATCAGACCTGCGCATGCAAATAGCAGCAGCGCCGCACCGTCCCTGCCCAACCAGTGACGTCATTCGCACATATCCCCCAGTAGTGCTGTCTGGTTGCAGCAAGtcagacagaaaacagaaaagagCTGAGTGAGCCGGGGAGGGGCCCTTTGAAGGAATATTGCCACCGCCGGCATTCCAACAACTCAGTAGGCTACTTCGGAATACGCATACTGTCCGTCCGCAACAATCTAGGAGCTGGGCGCAGAGATCGTCCGCACAGGTCGGACTGCACTGATTTTTAACTGCCTGGAGAGGAGAAGCACTGATTTGCACCAGTGGCTTGAAACCggtgtcccctctctctccctgctcaacCCTGCCCTCCTTCCGTAGTTCTTTCCCTTTGTCTGATCTCCCTGATCCCAGAGACTGCAAGATCTCTAAAGATGCCTAGTTCGCTCTTCGCCGACATGGAGAGGAATGGGAGTAACCAAGGGGACGCCTTGGACGACCAAAGAGCCCTACAGATAGCACTGGACCAGCTTTCGTTGCTCGGTTTGGACAACGACGAAAATTCAATGTATGACAATGAGCCGAGGAAAAAGAGCGTGAACATGACCGAATGTGTCCCAGTTCCTAGTTCAGAGCACGTAGCTGAAATCGTCGGCAGACAAGGTGCGTAGTCTACAACACTCTTTTCTTTCACCTCATTTGTGTTAGTCCTTGACTTGCGCTGTTGACGCGTTTTAGGCTACTGTTAGATTTGGCTTTTGTTATGGGACAAGACGTGTCCATGTGCGCAGACaccatagcctatattttcctCTGCATTACCCTCGCactcaacaacaaaacaaagacatagCGGAATAGTGCCTTAGCACGCAGACAGTGCAACTGACAGGACTAGAACAGTATCAACTGGCTTTCCTCTTCCAATGTCATATTATATCATCCTGTCCCACTTACTATTCTGAGTCAACAAAAGCAATTTCATAAGCATCATTCTTTTTCGAAGCTGGAGTAGGCTACTAATTGACTGCTGTGTCGTAGGGAtggcatagtctacaaaagttatACGATATTAGGGAAAACAGTAGTTTTTTTGTAGCATCGGCATTTCTGTAAAAACCTCATCTTATCGTTGAAGAATTGCatttgttatgtatgtgtggacGATGCTAAACAGTTTATGCCTTTTGGAAAGCCACGGAACATGATGAATTCTGCATGCATTTTTTTCCTCGGTGCTATTTTTGACCTGACTGCTGTATGTCATGTAGCTGGGCATGTGGTTTGAATTTGTGCACTGAAGAAATGACTGAATTGTTGTTCTGGAATATCTGATTGCTCTAGCTTTAAAACACTTTAGAGTTACACATGTCAGCTTGTTAGGGCACTAGTGTCGAGTCTTTAAACCCCACCTATACTTACAATTATCTTCAATGTTTTATTCTAAATATAGGTTGCAAAATTAAAGCCCTGCGAGCAAAGACCAACACCTATATCAAGACTCCAGTGCGTGGGGAGGAACCAGTCTTTGTTGTGACAGGCAGACGAGAGGATGTAGCAATGGCTAGGAGGGAAATCATCTCTGCAGCAGAGCATTTCTCCATGATCCGAGCCTCTAGGAACAAAAACAGCACCCTGAATGGGAGTGGCACTGTCCCCGGGCCGCCCAACCTTCCCGGGCAGACCACCATCCAGGTGCGGGTTCCCTACAGGGTGGTGGGATTAGTGGTGGGACCCAAGGGGGCCACCATCAAGCGGATCCAGCAGCAGACGCACACCTACATCGTCACGCCCAGCCGAGACAAAGAGCCGGTCTTCGAGGTCACGGGCATGCCGGAGAACGTGGACCGCGCGCGGGAAGAGATCGAAGCACACATCGCCATGCGCACCGGGGGGCTCATCGAGCTGACCGACGAGAACGACTTCCACGCCAACGGCACGGACGTGGGCTTCGACCTGCACGGCCACGCCAGCCTGTGGAGCAAGCCTACCTCCAGCGTGACCCCCACCTCTGGGCGCAAGCCTTTCTCCAACTACCGCAACGACAGCTCCAGCTCGCTGGGCAGTGCCTCCACAGACTCCTACTTCGGAAACAACAGCAGCTCCCGGCTTGCAGACTACAGCCCTCCAAGCCCCGCCTTGAGCTACACCGCCTCCAACaacggcaacaacaacaacaacaacgtcaaCATCAATGTGAACACCAATGGCAACGAGTTTGTCTACGGGAGCGAGGTGATATCGCCCGACTGCACTGACATGACCTTCGAGTCCTCACCCGGATTTGACCCCACGCCTGCTCCCCCCGGACTCCTCTGGTCCCAGTACGAGCGCGGCGTGTCCGGTGGTGGAAACAACTCAGCCATCTATCCTGCCAATGCTTCCACTAATGCCAACGGGATGATTGCTAACCAGCGGCGTGCCAACGGGGTGGGCTGCAACAACCAGCCCCGGCTGTCCCCGCCCCTGAACCACGCCGGTGGGGCCTCCGAGCACCCTCTCGCCCGCCGCGTGCGCAGCGATCCCGGGGGCGGCACGCTGAGCTTCCCCAACTACCCGGGCAACGCGCTGTCCGCCGGCATCAACGGCCTCTCGGGCTCCCACCTCCCCGGGGTGCCGTCCgactcctccgcctcctccacctccagctcctcgTCCAGCTCCTCCTCGGGAACCAGCCGGAAGGGCAGCCGGGACTGCTCGGTGTGCTTCGAGAGTGAGGTCATTGCAGCGCTGGTCCCCTGTGGCCACAACCTGTTCTGCATGGAGTGCGCCAATCGCATCTGTGAGAAAAATGAGCCCAAATGCCCTGTCTGCCACGCAGCTGTTACTCAGGCTATACGTATATTTTCATAAGTTGTACCCAACATGCAGATAGCAACAAACCACCATGAACAAAACTCGTAAGGCTTTATGAAATCCTAATAACGTGTTcttgtatgtatatatacatatgtatgtTAAGCTGCAGTATCCAAAAAGGGACACCCTTCAGGGCTCCATATTAATTGTTtataatgtactgtagcttGGGACAATATTTTCAACATCTAATGCATGTTTTAAATATTAAAGCCTAGTAATCAATAGTTCTAGTAAATTGTACACAACATTAATGAAGTTATAACATGGAGTTAGATCTTGATTGAGGTACTTAAGTCAATTTTTGTTGACTGTTAAAGAAACTGGCCTTTAAGTTTCACTGATCGAATGTATTGGTAGCAGAGCTTGTGGTTAGGAAATTTGGAGGGCCTTGACAAAACAGGATTATTGACTTCTGAAGGTGACGATACTGCAGCTAGACAGGAGAGACAGCTGAGGGAGAGCAACAACATATCCTACATATATATGTACAGATTAAAATTCCAcaagttgaaagttttaaataTTAATTACATTAATACAGATTGAagtattttattcttttttgaCTTGAAAGATTATATTTCGTATTGCAAAGATGTTTACAAATATTTTAATTTAAGTTCAGTGAACTTTTTTGTAGCTGGGTTAAAATATCGTTTATTTTTAGTATGGCCTTATGGCAGTGAACACTGTATTATTTTAATATCACACAAATGTGGGAAGAAATTCAGACCACAACATGTGTATCGCATTTACCAGTATTCTGTTGGGATGGAGGTTTTGTAGGTTCAGCAAAAAATGTCTTTTAAATCCGCTTCACCCAGCATATTTTTTATTCAGTAATATAAAGCATATTTTATTCTATATTATTACAAAACATTGAAATGTATAAAACTTAGTAAGTCAAACAAAAAGGAAACCGTTTATGCTTTCTAAAATTTGTATGAATTAGATTCCAGTGGGAATTACAGAGTTCTGTTGCACCACTATAGTTTAGTATTTCTATTTTAATACATTTCTTTACCACTTGTTTATGTATATGTAGGTGAAGTTACTTGAGCGTAAATGTACTTTATTGAGCAAAGTTTAAAAACAaagtatattttattttatgataaAGGGCCTTTAACCTCATGGTGAAATACTAATATTATATTTGCTGAAACAAGATTTGAAAATGTATCAAGAGTTTTATTTTTCTGACATTTAAAGTTCTACATGATAAAGTAAAACTTAAGTAATGGTGCTACTTCATGTTTTTTTAAGTATTTCTATATAAGTCCAATAAAATGGTACATGAAACCATGGAGTGCTCTAGTCTTTAATGTAGATTCTACCTTGTCTTCTTTGTCCAAGTCGTATTACTTGCTACCCAAGATTGGCTATTCTGTCAGTCAAACAGACCACTTGTAAGAGCTTTGCCCCCAACCATTTGATTCCTGTGGCTTTTCCTCACTTGTCCCCCTTTCTTTCCATTATGTAGTTATCTCACAATAGCTCCCTGAAAAACAGAGTGGAACAACAGTGATCTGTCTagagcagggcagtgtttttttctccccctcaaaGAGAAACCCCATACAGCGCAGCAGTTGTGGTGGCCATCACTACTTGTGtagtttccttttcttttcagttGTCCTCAGTGACCTGCTGGCTCTGATGCTCTGGCTTGTACATTTTGAGATCTCAGAACAGGTTAAGTGTGTACTGTTATGGACCTGGCCAAAAAAAATGAGACCACATGGGCCTCACAGGTCATTTCTGTGAATATTAGTTTGTACATTTAGGCTATGGGTCATGGTAGTggcagttggaattttttaaatgGGCATGTCTGGTAAGAATTTGCATATATATTAAATCGGCATCGCACAGGTTCAGCTGAATAATTCCACCTCCTAGACCAGCAGTCCCATGTCATGTGGTTGGCTTGGAAAGAGTGACGCGGAGGCACATGCCCCATTGCTAGATAATAAATGTGGAGAAACAGCCCTTAATGATAAGTTTAAAATGGAAACATCCAAACGCTGGCCCTGCAGTTTGGCCTCATAAACCATACTATTAGGAAACAATTCCAGtgccttgaaaaaaaaaagagctgacAAGTGTTTTATCCAAATTCGGAACACATGCTACAATTTAGTTTGCAACTGTTTTGTCCTAACAAGAATATGATTCAAAACTGCTGAAGAATGACAACAGAGCTGAAGGAAACAGGCCTTTTTCTGTTCTCATTACATTATGCCCTTGCTTACTTCTCTGAATGCGGGCATAATAAATTACTTTTGGAATGGCAAGCAGGAGTATTTTCAGAGGCAATTTTTCTCCTACGTCCTTTTTGATAAATTTGCGATTAAATCACAACTTAGGAGTGAAAAATGTCATGTTTGCTGATGTAATGACTGTGCCATTGCCCAGGAAAGAGTTTTAATTAGATATCAGGCATCCAGAAGCCAGCTGATGCCCACAGACGAATAGATCAGCCACATACCCAGGTTGTGTTAGCACAAGAGATGCCATGTTCTGAGTCTGGCATCTCAGACCCAACCCTAAAATAGGAATCCAGGCAACTGAGATGTAACACTGCATTTAATGTGCAGCTGCCACCACCCCTGCTGAAGAAAGGATAGAgaactccctctccctctgtctcccccctcctctctctctctctctctctatctccccctttcccttcaAGCAGAGTCCCATCTTTTATTCATGAGGACCCTAGCTTATCATTGTGCTCAGGGTAGATTCCTCATCATTTTATTTGACTCCTGCCACCCGATAGCAAGCGGAAGCCTGCTAACTACTCCTTGGTCATCGTACTGAGTCAGCCAGAGATATTCAGATGTACAGGAAAACAAAACTGTAGAGGACATGAAAACAGTGGTGGATAACTTGACAGTCAGATACTAAATATATTTGGGTTTATGCCATAACAAATCTGTCATGTTTGAGAGGAGATTATTTAAACACATTTCATCTCTCtgaaatgtttattttatgCGATGCTTGACACACTGTGGGTTATTCTGTGCTTTAGGACAATGACTCATTTCCTAACTGCACCTGAGTAATATTGCTTTTATGGCTTTACCACATCTCCCTCATATCTTTATCAGTGGCAGTACTTGAGTGTGAgtggtagtgtgtgagtgtgagtgtgtgtgttcagtaaacaGTGGCACTATCAGCCCAAATATTGGAGACGTTTTTTGCCCTTTGACCTCTGTGTGTCCTTTGGGGCATGCGTTCGGGGAAACCGATGCAATCTGTACATTGCTGACCTGCTGTCTCGCTCTCACGTTGcccccttccacccccccccccccccccaccccccacagacTTCTGGCCTGGGTCTCATGTGTGTCCTTGTCGCAGGCTGTTCAACCCACCGTTACAGAGCATTCAGCATGAATCTGTCTCACGGCCATGTTGTGGAGGACACGGGCGTGGTGATGGATACATTATAGATGAGCAGGCGTTTTagggcatgtgtctgtgtgtgtgtgtctgcataaaaTAATTTCTATACTTGAGAGAGCACAGCGATCTAAACATGTTTGCCTCAAATTGTCCAGAATCGAGCCAGACACCACTTTGGCTG encodes:
- the mex3b gene encoding RNA-binding protein MEX3B, with translation MPSSLFADMERNGSNQGDALDDQRALQIALDQLSLLGLDNDENSMYDNEPRKKSVNMTECVPVPSSEHVAEIVGRQGCKIKALRAKTNTYIKTPVRGEEPVFVVTGRREDVAMARREIISAAEHFSMIRASRNKNSTLNGSGTVPGPPNLPGQTTIQVRVPYRVVGLVVGPKGATIKRIQQQTHTYIVTPSRDKEPVFEVTGMPENVDRAREEIEAHIAMRTGGLIELTDENDFHANGTDVGFDLHGHASLWSKPTSSVTPTSGRKPFSNYRNDSSSSLGSASTDSYFGNNSSSRLADYSPPSPALSYTASNNGNNNNNNVNINVNTNGNEFVYGSEVISPDCTDMTFESSPGFDPTPAPPGLLWSQYERGVSGGGNNSAIYPANASTNANGMIANQRRANGVGCNNQPRLSPPLNHAGGASEHPLARRVRSDPGGGTLSFPNYPGNALSAGINGLSGSHLPGVPSDSSASSTSSSSSSSSSGTSRKGSRDCSVCFESEVIAALVPCGHNLFCMECANRICEKNEPKCPVCHAAVTQAIRIFS